The following are encoded in a window of Natronoarchaeum philippinense genomic DNA:
- a CDS encoding Brp/Blh family beta-carotene 15,15'-dioxygenase — protein MTEAGCRRPTLADDAVRRSLVRTVVVPSWVAVALVLGADIVAPLGSLSLALQLVPLAASLVVLGVPHGAVDHLALPRAAGRRPGWRSLARVGGLYLLVGSAYAAVWVVTPIFAAVSFLVLTWVHWGQGDLYSLVALVDAEHLRSRRQRALAVTVRGGVPMVVPLLAFPGWYRRVVAAMAAPFGAVEIPAWPFSPAFRSALGIALAVVTIAALADGYRRTGATTGWRIDAGETALLWAYFWTVPPLLSIGVYFCLWHSLRHVGRLAALDPAGAAALSSGASVRALGRVGRDAAPLTVVSLAVLAASYVVVAPGSEPLSSLGLYLAFIAALTLPHTIVVFALDRRQGLWNPTSVGGGGASPTYEVGDS, from the coding sequence GTGACGGAGGCCGGCTGTCGGCGGCCGACACTCGCAGACGACGCCGTCCGCCGATCCTTGGTCCGCACGGTCGTCGTTCCGTCGTGGGTGGCCGTCGCACTGGTACTGGGCGCGGACATCGTCGCGCCGCTGGGATCACTGTCGCTCGCACTGCAGCTCGTTCCGCTCGCCGCGAGCCTCGTCGTGTTGGGGGTTCCCCACGGTGCTGTCGACCACTTAGCGTTGCCGCGCGCGGCCGGCAGACGGCCCGGTTGGAGATCGCTCGCCCGCGTCGGCGGGCTCTATCTCCTCGTCGGCAGTGCCTACGCCGCCGTTTGGGTGGTCACACCGATCTTCGCTGCGGTATCGTTTCTGGTGCTGACGTGGGTCCACTGGGGACAGGGAGATCTGTACTCGCTCGTCGCGCTGGTCGACGCTGAACACCTCCGGTCACGACGCCAACGCGCACTCGCTGTGACGGTTCGGGGCGGCGTTCCGATGGTGGTGCCGTTGCTCGCGTTTCCGGGGTGGTACCGACGAGTCGTTGCCGCGATGGCCGCCCCGTTCGGTGCGGTGGAAATTCCCGCATGGCCGTTCTCGCCGGCGTTCCGATCCGCGCTTGGAATCGCACTGGCCGTGGTCACGATAGCTGCGCTAGCCGACGGCTACCGGCGAACCGGTGCCACGACCGGATGGCGGATCGACGCGGGGGAAACGGCGCTGCTGTGGGCGTACTTCTGGACGGTGCCGCCGCTGTTGTCGATCGGCGTGTACTTCTGTCTGTGGCATTCGCTGCGCCACGTCGGGAGGCTAGCGGCGCTCGATCCTGCGGGCGCGGCGGCGCTCTCGTCGGGGGCATCCGTGCGGGCGCTCGGTCGCGTCGGACGCGACGCCGCGCCGTTGACGGTAGTTTCACTCGCAGTGCTCGCGGCGAGTTACGTCGTGGTCGCACCGGGGAGCGAACCACTGTCCTCGCTGGGGCTCTATCTCGCGTTTATTGCAGCGTTGACGCTTCCACACACCATCGTGGTCTTCGCACTGGATCGTCGGCAGGGGCTCTGGAACCCCACAAGTGTCGGCGGCGGTGGAGCATCTCCGACATACGAGGTGGGGGACTCGTAG
- a CDS encoding lycopene cyclase domain-containing protein, whose protein sequence is MTAITYIEFHVLFLLPALLVLGLTTVVRQESAWSSGNWVGTALIVGIALAYTTPWDNYLIARGVWWYGDGAVAARVWHAPVEEYLFIFVQPVLAALWLRRLPAPTADRLSISSADRVVGVLAGVGVGVGGALLALRGGTTLYLGAILAWAGPVLAVQWGFGWPVLWRARRTVGVAVAVPTLYLCVADRVALWSGTWTLSDQHTIGAAVFGLPVEEGLFFLVTTLFVVQGLVLFEWVVRT, encoded by the coding sequence GTGACAGCAATCACGTACATCGAATTCCACGTGTTGTTTTTGCTGCCGGCGCTGCTCGTGCTCGGACTCACGACGGTCGTGCGACAGGAATCAGCGTGGTCGTCGGGCAACTGGGTCGGCACGGCGCTCATCGTCGGGATCGCGTTGGCGTACACGACGCCGTGGGACAACTACCTCATCGCCAGAGGCGTGTGGTGGTACGGCGACGGCGCCGTCGCCGCGAGAGTCTGGCACGCCCCCGTCGAGGAGTACCTGTTCATTTTCGTTCAGCCGGTGCTGGCCGCGCTGTGGCTCCGGCGGTTGCCCGCCCCGACGGCCGACCGACTATCGATATCGAGTGCCGACCGAGTCGTCGGCGTTCTTGCGGGCGTCGGCGTCGGCGTCGGCGGTGCGCTGCTCGCACTCCGTGGCGGCACGACGTTGTATCTCGGGGCGATTCTCGCGTGGGCCGGGCCGGTGCTGGCGGTGCAGTGGGGCTTTGGTTGGCCGGTGCTCTGGCGGGCCCGCCGTACCGTCGGTGTCGCCGTCGCAGTGCCGACGCTGTATCTCTGTGTCGCGGACAGGGTCGCTCTGTGGTCCGGCACGTGGACGCTTTCCGACCAGCACACGATCGGAGCGGCGGTGTTCGGATTACCGGTCGAAGAGGGCCTGTTTTTTCTGGTGACTACGTTGTTTGTCGTTCAGGGGTTGGTACTGTTCGAGTGGGTGGTCAGAACGTGA
- a CDS encoding HAD family hydrolase, giving the protein MDAVLFDMDGVLVDSEEYWVELEEEQVLPEAVGEGVVDDEEITGMNYREIHGYLEEHYGEHLDMGREEFEAYYEDAAEELYHEHAELLEGFEALADDLRDRGVRTAVVSSSPLDWIGIVVDRFGIDEHFDAVVSGNEIDGPSKPEPEVYEIGAAEVGVDPSECIAVEDSENGVEAANRAGMTSVGYRTEINQGMDLSTADHVADGPQELRGLLLELTS; this is encoded by the coding sequence ATGGACGCAGTGTTGTTCGACATGGACGGCGTGCTGGTCGACTCCGAAGAGTACTGGGTCGAACTCGAAGAGGAGCAGGTCCTGCCCGAGGCCGTCGGCGAGGGCGTCGTCGACGACGAGGAGATCACGGGGATGAACTACCGCGAGATCCACGGCTACCTCGAGGAACACTACGGCGAACACCTCGATATGGGTCGCGAGGAGTTCGAGGCCTACTACGAGGACGCCGCCGAGGAGCTGTACCACGAGCACGCCGAGTTGCTGGAGGGGTTCGAGGCGCTGGCCGACGACCTGCGCGACCGCGGCGTCCGAACGGCCGTCGTCTCCTCGTCGCCGCTGGACTGGATCGGCATCGTCGTCGACCGGTTCGGCATCGACGAGCACTTCGACGCCGTCGTCAGCGGCAACGAGATCGACGGGCCGAGCAAGCCCGAACCCGAAGTGTACGAGATCGGAGCCGCGGAGGTCGGCGTCGACCCGAGCGAGTGCATCGCCGTCGAAGATTCCGAAAACGGCGTCGAAGCCGCGAACCGCGCGGGAATGACCAGCGTCGGTTACCGGACCGAGATCAATCAGGGGATGGATCTCTCGACGGCCGATCACGTCGCAGACGGCCCACAGGAGTTGCGCGGCCTGTTGTTGGAGCTGACGAGCTGA
- a CDS encoding transcriptional regulator has protein sequence MSRSALVGNVVAMLEDAGFMVSDRCAIRPRSFDIAARRGEDLVLLKILRNVDAFDAETGQEMRRIGAYLDATPLVLGLRTRDEELKPEVVYFRHGVPALSPDTAMDLFVEGIPPLIYAAPGGLYVSIDSEILEDKREERGWSLGQLASELGVSRRTVSKYEDGMNASIEVAMQLEEMFGSGLTSPVDVLEGADEVRDEDPTPNEPDANPDDERMVTVMTRAGYDVHPTLRAPFKAVSEDAEDTQPVEGTVLTGHSKFTRAAEKRARIMGSLGEVVGTRSVYFVDSAKRDSVDGTALIEREEAESIDNPDEFRDLLKERTEYEEEPA, from the coding sequence ATGTCCCGGTCTGCGCTGGTGGGTAACGTCGTCGCCATGCTCGAGGATGCGGGCTTTATGGTGAGCGACCGCTGTGCGATCCGCCCGCGGAGCTTCGATATCGCGGCCCGCCGAGGAGAGGATCTGGTGTTGCTCAAGATCCTCCGCAACGTCGACGCCTTCGACGCCGAGACGGGCCAAGAGATGCGTCGCATCGGCGCGTACCTCGACGCGACGCCGCTGGTGCTCGGCCTGCGGACCCGCGACGAGGAACTCAAACCCGAGGTCGTCTACTTCCGCCACGGCGTCCCGGCGCTGAGCCCGGATACCGCGATGGACCTGTTCGTCGAGGGCATCCCGCCGCTGATCTACGCGGCCCCCGGCGGCCTGTACGTCAGCATCGACAGCGAAATTCTCGAAGACAAGCGCGAGGAGCGCGGCTGGAGCCTCGGCCAACTTGCCTCCGAGCTGGGCGTCTCGCGGCGCACCGTCTCGAAGTACGAGGACGGCATGAACGCCTCGATCGAGGTGGCGATGCAGCTCGAAGAGATGTTCGGCTCCGGGCTGACCAGCCCGGTCGACGTGCTCGAAGGCGCCGACGAGGTCCGCGACGAGGACCCGACGCCGAACGAGCCCGACGCCAACCCCGACGACGAGCGCATGGTGACGGTCATGACCCGTGCGGGCTACGACGTGCATCCGACGCTTCGAGCGCCGTTCAAGGCCGTCAGCGAGGACGCCGAAGACACCCAGCCGGTCGAGGGCACCGTCCTGACGGGCCACTCGAAGTTCACGCGCGCCGCCGAGAAACGCGCCCGGATCATGGGCTCGCTCGGGGAGGTCGTCGGCACCCGCTCGGTCTACTTCGTCGACAGCGCCAAGCGCGACTCGGTCGACGGCACCGCACTCATCGAGCGCGAGGAGGCCGAGTCGATCGACAACCCCGACGAGTTCCGCGACCTGCTCAAAGAGCGCACCGAGTACGAAGAAGAGCCGGCCTGA